In one window of Cololabis saira isolate AMF1-May2022 chromosome 23, fColSai1.1, whole genome shotgun sequence DNA:
- the ndufa5 gene encoding NADH dehydrogenase [ubiquinone] 1 alpha subcomplex subunit 5, producing MAGVLKKTTGLVGLAVSHNPHERLRVLYSKILASLQTMPQDAAYRKYTEQLITERFNHVKAETDVGHLEKKINCGQIEEVIFQAECELALSRKMTEWKPWEPLVEEPPPNQWKWPI from the exons ACCACTGGCCTGGTGGGCCTGGCCGTGTCCCACAACCCCCATGAG CGTCTCAGGGTCCTCTACTCCAAGATCCTGGCGTCGCTGCAGACCATGCCCCAGGACGCCGCCTACAGGAAGTACACGGAGCAGCTGATCACCGAGCGCTTCAACCACGTGAAGGCG GAGACAGATGTGGGGCACCTGGAGAAGAAGATCAACTGTGGGCAGATTGAAGAAGTCATCTTCCAG GCGGAGTGTGAGCTGGCCCTGTCCAGGAAGATGACGGAGTGGAAGCCGTGGGAGCCGCTGGTGGAGGAGCCTCCACCCAACCAGTGGAAGTGGCCCATCTGA